The nucleotide sequence TCACAGATTTAAATTTctgttcaaataataatttgattggCAACTATTTACAAgatgaaaagtaaatattatgttACCAAAAAATAATTCACACTATATAACAGGTCTATATGAGAGACAGTGTCAAAATTAGACTAATGTgacaaattttaataaagtattcacACGGAGTCACTCCAACATTCAAAAGATTTCATCTCTTTTGTTTTGacatgttaatatatttgttagCATCAAAATTATCTTCAATTTTTTCCTCTATAACAACTTTTTCTTTCGGTTTTCTTCGAGCTAATCGTTGCTTTCGTTCCTCCTCAGTTAATGAGTTTATATTTAGGGGCAGCTACAAGGtaaaaaatacaactatttaGTTATTCTGGAtatgaaaagttaatttttatatcgTATATCAGTGTTTCATATAAATTTATCACTATGTATGTATTGTTTAACAATTCATAAAATAAGTACACTTCAAATTAATCCTATGAAAGGATTGACCAATTTGTCTAATTCTGgtaacagttataataaatgtttacataCATCGATTAGTTTACAAAATGGGCTTACTGATccataataaaagtaataataactgaattttgtggaattatttttatactacaaAATTACATGTACGATACTGAggttttattcctttttttttaaccaaagtaGGGTTAAATCCATTCTTCTCACAACCTTCCTTAGAAACCTCAATGTGACGTACAGAAGTTCTAATTTCCAAGACGAAATAGCAAGAAAGAAAAATTTCTATACATCATCATTCATATtagacatttattttcctttaaaaggTGATTAGGAATAGTTTTGATGCTACACCTAAATACCAAATGTCATAACAGAGTTAAGTCATGGTCCACACAACTCCATTAGTGACACAGACATGATATGTTACGAGGTGAAAAGGAGGGAGACCAAACAAGTTTATAAACACAGAAATCAACCTTAAAAACCTTATCATAAAGTTGATCAAGGGTTATTTTTAGTTCTACACTCAGCAGAATAGCAAGTTCTTTGACAACTTTTAGGAAATATTTCTAACAGCATGTACATGAAACTTCCTTGAAAAAATGACGTccaaaatatattcaattaattACCCCTACTGGGACTGGAGAACATCTTTCTAATATTGACTACGCACCAGTATgttatatttcaaaactaaaataactgtaatttgtatgatatttatatattatttaccatCATGATTAGCTCCACCtagcaaacaaaaattaaaatattaaacatgtagcTTACAACAATACTTGAATGCAACTAGCACTTAACTTTTGAAAATACACTTGAATTACTCACTTTGATAATCTTTCTTGGCTCGTGGTACCTGATGTTGACAGTAGATCCATCTGGTAATACCAGCAAAGTGGGATATAATCTCTTGTAGATTAGCCTATGAACTTTTGTTGTGCTTGATATGTTTGAATTGTTCCTCAGACATAATGATGAAGAACAAACATAAGGTAAACCTGATCTCCAAACATTCAAAAACCCAAAGTTTTTCCTGAAATTAGAAATGATCTTATAAAGAATACAGTTTTTCAACAAAATACAAAGGTACTGAACATTTTTCATTGGCTTTATTGTTCACATAAATAATGcacagatttatttaaaattctaagaatctatgaaaacaaaattacttgttGTATAAAAGGATTTAAATCAGTAAACCTTCTTTCATCTGCACTGTTACCAAAATCAGTGTTTCTGCTAAAATTGAGTTCTTTTAACActtctgtgaaataaatattgCAACCTGTATCATAAGctacaattaattttgttttgaaagtaaGTTTTTCTTCAATGATACATACTTACATAAAAATTGTTCTATACAACATTGTCCTTATGATCCACACCAtcatataaaattgaaataacaaacatctgcaaactgaaaatgaaaaagttttaataactgatcttgatttttctctaaaaaagctaacaacatatatttaGTAACACTAACAGAAAATAGGTAAAACATGCTGAATAAGAAAAGCATGGTTAATTAACTATATTAGTAGGTGACAGGTGCATTgcaataatttataaagtaaacattttcatgtaacttaatgtaacaataaaataacagacTATTCAGAAATTAGTCAATCTGacagaaaaactttattttgtaacaagattaacattataaaacaaataataactggaAATATGAACAAAAATGGATCAATTGGTCCATCAAAGATGACTATGTACACCAACCCTTTATTTCTTTAGG is from Tachypleus tridentatus isolate NWPU-2018 chromosome 2, ASM421037v1, whole genome shotgun sequence and encodes:
- the mRpL55 gene encoding mitochondrial ribosomal protein L55 — its product is MMVWIIRTMLYRTIFMKNFGFLNVWRSGLPYVCSSSLCLRNNSNISSTTKVHRLIYKRLYPTLLVLPDGSTVNIRYHEPRKIIKLPLNINSLTEEERKQRLARRKPKEKVVIEEKIEDNFDANKYINMSKQKR